ttgatgagtattactcccaagctgatgatcttcgagggaatatctatgcaatcagtacaatgcttgcaccggtgaacaaattcaaattcttcctctccagtgattgggatcagaaatggcgagatacctatcgacttgcttttgaacaagcccttgttccatatcaagcacaagttagaataagcagtcgtgatctacaaagctctctaacgatagcccatccaagctcaaggctagaggagatgcttgatggaagggatatacaaccacgagccattactgatgaaatcagtcaatatcttgacagcggtaagtaaatacaaagagtatgtgtgataataatactaatatatatatagatactgtttctgttaggccgcttactttctggaaagagcaccaggctcgctttccggccattgctgcccttgcgcgagatacactctcatttccagcaactggcgcaggagttgaacgcctctttaataccgctcgagatatttgtcactatcgtcgtggtagaatgaagagtgagactgtcgaggcattaatgatgtttctttgtacaacgaaatttgatatggaggagcaggaagcaacacttcttgagaaatttttctcccaggatgagcttgaggcggcaaaagaggagagggaagagaagctcagtgagattgaggttgatccaattagtgatacagaggagcaggaggatgaactggaagataaaccaggggatgcaattgaggttgtaattgaggatagaccagaggatataccggaggagaggcccttacctacaagtgaatatggtcgtccttgctcgccatcattaccaccaacctgtacacagacacgagcattagggagaaaacgtaaaagcagggaagatgatttatttgaataccattagcttgcttgacaaagaatcctcaattatacgcatctcttttaccctttttacaaataaaattagatataatcaagtaaagcaaatactcaaaattaccgcgaataaatgcataagttatacatttagaatccttagcatgtttgtttagtttgtaacccagtttggggccccagacccagtactgggtcgaaccctccgacccagacccattactgggtcgaagggttcgacccaaaacccaacccagactgggttgggtctgggttgggtctgggttttactgggtcgtgcggaagactacaCATAAGGACAGatactgtcagggtgcgggctggcaggacggtatgataggagatgactggtaggaacaggtcgtaacagatcagattcccattgacaggtacaggcaggggcaggctaatatacaagacgtagctccaagagctacaacaggatctagaactgaatttaagataaacaggtcggagatcacggcacgtgatcttcctctaactaagcatcacggttcgcaccgtgacaaaaCTGGGTTTTcatggagaagaagggtcttttGCTATGCAGGACGACTACatgctagtcgtggggggggggggggggggggggggggtgttagaagtcacatgacttctttgtttgctcctgGTACTTAGTctaaacctgtagatagcttctctcttttacaacgcatccagagatctccagtttcatctacagcttcatttgtagactgaatatcatctctctcaaaTACCCAACCACGACCAGTCGCAACTTCGTCTCTGTGCACAAGTCTTCATTTTACTTTACTAATCTTCATGATGATATGCTTTACTACCTTGTTCATTGTTGGTCAACGCTTTGGATTTCTCCTTGGTCGAAATCTGCTACTGAGCTTTTGCTTCAATATGTGGAATGTCTATACCACTCGATACTGAATCCAAGTTTCTCTGGCTCTCCCAAAGAAAGCATATGAAGAAGTCCACGCTTCTCCAGGTTCTGACATAATGTTTTTTTCAGAGAGAAATCCTCTGCTGAGTCGTGTCGTCCGATGCCACCGCTATAGCCATCCGGTTCTCCACCATTAGCTTCTTCAGGCTTGGTTGCCTCTCTAGTGCGATAGAGCACGAAAACCCACCAAGATCTAAAACTTTTCCATAACCCGCGAATAACGCGGCCTATAACCGTACGCCATTGCGGGGTGGATATTCTTTCGGTTTCGGTGTCTCTCCAGTTATTTCTTCCAGGAAGGAGCGTCTCTGTGTATGCGGCTAATTCCGCAATCGTGGCATATTTGTTGTACCAACACTTGATGATGATATCGTCAATTAACGGATCACCATCTAACTTCGGAAATTCCATGTTCTGCAGTAACTCCACAACTTTGCGTCCATGCTCTTTAGGATCCTCGGTAAGACGTCGATCTCCGTAAACCTCAAAGCCGGAGTTTATGAGGAAGTACAAGGAGCCCAAGGCAAATTGTTCGGTTCGAGGACCTAGGAAACCGGAACTCCCACGTCGTCCTTGATCCTGCTCGTCGCTATTGAGTATTCTTCCATACGGGGCGATGCAAGCTTCAAAATCGGACCCAATTTCAGCCGTACAATCAAAATCTGACAGTTTTAATCGGTTACGATCAAGTAGAATGTTTTCGGGTCGTAGGTCGCCATGTGCGAGATTGAGCGATTCTAGAAAAGCAACGGCTTGAGCGAGGTCGTTCATCCATTCCTTCCGTAGGGATAGAGGTTCTAGTTTCTCCACTTTAGTAACCATAGCTGTTTGCTGGTCGCGAGTATGGTTATTTTGTATTCTCGAACAGAGGGTTACGTCTAATGAGGCGGTTAGTAGACACAATTGTCAAACACCGATAAGGGTCGCACCTCGCATGTACTCGAGGAAGATACCGTTGTTCGCGTAGAGGAAACACTGGACTATGGAAGGGCAGGGCGGATGTTGAGAAAAGATCTCATAGATCTTGAGTTCTTTCCGAAATTGCTCTCTCTCAAAGTCGCCAGATTTCGGGATCTTGACCACGATGCGAGGATGGACCTCATAGACAAAGGAGATGCCTCCTTTCCAGACCCAGTGCACATTAGGGAACTGCTGCCGGATATCCATAATAGGAATAAAATGTAACAGGTTGGAAGAGGACGTGCAGGGAGGTGAACAGAGAGAATAAAAGGGGGCCAAGGGAGGTTCGGTAGCTGGATTTAGTAGTTAACTTGTAAACTAAAACTGATTATTCTTGGTGTCTTAATTTCAAGGCATGAATATCCTTGCTGCAGCAGGATAGGTGGAGACCCGGAGCAGGAAATACTGTATGTCCGCAAGATTAGTCATGTATTAGAGCCCACGATTGCCAGATACGGGCCTTTTAGCAATTCAGGCCTGTGATATCCTAACGGAACGTAGCGAAGTGGATCATACGGGTGCTCCAATGAGATGAACGACAGGTCTGAATTGTGAAAAGGCCCATATCTGGCAATCGTGGGCTCTAATACATGAATAATCTTGGCCGGAGATAACTATCATatgacagaaatctgactgtATGAAATGTATTTGTTGAAATGACaggtatcaaattctctgACTAACtaaaaatgacaaaaatccCTATTTATGCAATCTGTGTGGGATCTAGATTACTAATCTTCATTCTTTTGTTGTGGGTTTAGCCGAATCCACCGAGGTCACATGTGGTTTCCACCATGTATTGCACCTGGTATTCCGACATCATATCCTGCCTTCGAGTATCCACCTATTCCTGTTGCATTGTGATATCTCCGTCGCCCAAGTTTGCTCAACGGATGTCTTCTCCCTTTACCCATTGAATTCAGCTAGATAATAACACTCGGAAACGGTCATAAGTGTAATACATAAATGAAATCCACAACAGAATAGTGAGAGGTCAGTTTCTTGCGACCGATTTTGATTAATTGGCTTTCGGTCCTTTGCCAAAAATCATTGCTCACTCATCGGTAGTGTTCTAAGCCTTCTCCCACTTTCCATTCCTCTTCACCCAGAGACCATTGGCGATACAATCAGGGCATGGGTCCCTCTTAGTCGTCTTGCCCATTTGTTGTGTTTGCTTGATGATGCCGCAATTGTTGCAGCCATTGAGTTCAATGACACTGCCGGGGGAATCGATTCTACACCCGCATCTGTGCTCGACCGTTTCAATGAGTCGTTGACACATGTTTCTCCTGAGGTTTGCCCGTGTTAGCTACGGCAATTATATCAAGCAGCGATACTCACGCGATGCCAAGAGATAGTATCTAATATAGAACGAGTTATGGAAGATTGGGTGGTCGTGGCTTTTTTCCCTTGCGGTTTGGTGCTGGGGGAGAAATTCCAGGAGCTGAGCATGGATATTTATACTGGAACGTTTCATTAACCCAAAGAATCACCTGCAAAATACCTAAACTCGCTCACGGACCTTGCTCAAATCTTGAACCTCAAGTTGCCAACATCATACGTGAACGGCGAGGGACTTCCTCGGACAAGGATTAACTAAAGTACTGCGGGATGCTCTGGCAGTGGCCCGTTAGCCCCCACTTAGGCGGCTCCTTGTACCAAGTAATTTTAGTGACGGCCTTTTTGTGTCTGACCATGCATGGGAGTGCAAAGAATTGAGTCAGAGCTACTCTTAACTCTATGAAACTATGGACCCCGCTTGGGTTGTATTATTAGACTGGCGCGTCGATTAAGTGGCTCTGTATGCCGAAACGGACGGGGCTGACATGAGAAATAGCCAATGAGCGCCACGGCTGGAGAGAGGCAAGCTCTTGCAGGTTATTTTGACTAACTCGCCGAAGACCAGGATGCTGGAGTGGAGAGAGTTATGAATGAACTCCAGGAAACAGCTAGGAAGAACCTGTAAATAGCGACGTAATCTTTTTCATAGTATAATATAGACTTATCTGGCTCGAAATGATAATAGGT
Above is a genomic segment from Penicillium digitatum chromosome 3, complete sequence containing:
- a CDS encoding protein kinase, coding for MDIRQQFPNVHWVWKGGISFVYEVHPRIVVKIPKSGDFEREQFRKELKIYEIFSQHPPCPSIVQCFLYANNGIFLEYMRDVTLCSRIQNNHTRDQQTAMVTKVEKLEPLSLRKEWMNDLAQAVAFLESLNLAHGDLRPENILLDRNRLKLSDFDCTAEIGSDFEACIAPYGRILNSDEQDQGRRGSSGFLGPRTEQFALGSLYFLINSGFEVYGDRRLTEDPKEHGRKVVELLQNMEFPKLDGDPLIDDIIIKCWYNKYATIAELAAYTETLLPGRNNWRDTETERISTPQWRTVIGRVIRGLWKSFRSWWVFVLYRTREATKPEEANGGEPDGYSGGIGRHDSAEDFSLKKTLCQNLEKRGLLHMLSLGEPEKLGFSIEWYRHSTY